The Erinaceus europaeus chromosome 11, mEriEur2.1, whole genome shotgun sequence DNA window aaaataaagagagaaattaagtgggaggggaggaagtagaagggaagagagagtcacctatagccctgctttacttcttatgaagctttccctctgcaggtggggacccagggcttgaacccgagttcttgttcactgtaatgtgtgccgtaaaccaggtgtgccatggcccagcTTTAAAAGGCTagtgttttattcactgtgccacctcccaggttgagAAACCATTTTTTTAAGGTTGATTATTTACTAGAGAGatatataaagatagatagagggggctgggagtggcacactgggttaaatgcacatagcatgaagtgcaaggacatgctcaaggatcctggtttgaacccctagctccccacctacaggacggtcatttcacaagtggtaaagcaggtctgtttctctccccttttcttttttttttttttaaatatttattttatttattcccttttgttgcccttgttgttttattgtagttcttgttgttgtcgttgttgaataggacagagagaaatggagagaggaggggaagacagagagggggagagaaagatagacacctgcagacctgcttcaccgcctgtgaagtgactcccctgcagatggggagccggaggctcgaaccaggatccttatgctggtccttgtgctttgcttaacccattgtgcttctgcccgactcccttctctccccttttctatctccccctcctctttcaaattctctctgttctatccaattaaaaaaaaagtggtccaggaggtggctcaattGAAAAAAACATTGACTCTCAAAcacgaggtcttgagttcagtccctggcagcacatgtaccagagtgatgtctggttctctttctctcctcctatctttctcataaataaataaataaataaataaataaataaaatattttttaagaatggaaaaaaatggctaccaggagcagtggacacaTAGTACAGGCAATGAGCCCAGCAACAGtcctagaaggagagagagagagagtgtgcatcactctagcacatgcaatgcttgagattgaactcaggaccctcaAGCTTGAGATCCcaaagttttatccactgtgccacttcccaggccattgCAAAATTTTAAAACTAGATTTCCTTGACTCTAAAAGAGGAAATATGAAAAACTTgtgctgggaaaatagctcatctggatataTGTCTGCTTTACCATGCAAACAATTCagatttgagtctggcccccactttGTTGGGGAAAACcagagtgctgtggtatctctctctctgaaaaagttagcccaaagcagtgaagcccaggtgtgacaaaaaagaaaaaagaagaggaggaggaggaggaagagggaggagaggaggaggaggaagaggagtaaaaAGAATGGAAGACGGGGCAGGTGGCATCACACCTGattcaaccccccagtccccacctctaaggggaaagctttgcaagtggggaagtggtgccacaggtgtctctgtgtctctctccctcactgtcttccctttccctctcaatttcactctgtctctttttctttaaatcttttatttttattattggatagagacagagagaaactgagaggggaagggagataaagagggaaagagatataaagacacctgcagctgtgcttcaccactcgtgaagctctcccccttgcaggtgggtatcagaggcttgaacctgggtccttgtgcactgtaatgtgagtgcttagccaggtgtgccactaccttgccccatttctctctcagtctctatcaaataaataaataaataaataaataaataaacaaacaaataaaacattttaaaaagctaaagaagggagtcgggtggtagcgcagtgggttaagcacaggtggcctacCTCCGATCCAGGGTGCGGTAGCATTGGCGTATCCAGCTGAGAGGTGGGACTTGTGCCCTACTCGTGGCTCCACTTAGGTGAACGAGCAGATAGTTCTCAGCTACCAACATCTCCAGGGTTCCTACCATGTACCTGGGGGCATGCGGTTGTCAGAGAAGTTGTGTCAGGTGTTGGGAGAGTGAGAGGCGCATCACTGGAGACTGGAAAATCACCTACTAATCCAGCAaggattttctgcttttgttcATCTGAGGTTTCCTCCCTATCACCCTTAGGCCTTCCTTCTTACCTAAACAAGTGCTCCATGACATAGGTATAGTTGGGAATGCTGCTTCTGGGCAAATAGCAGGAAACAAAGAGGATGACAGCATTGAGGCCATCACCATGGTAACCTGGGTAGAGGAAACTCATCCAGCATATTGACAGatattacatttatttctttatttctagatAGCACCAAGGAATGAATCCACGGTCTTGCATATGTGCAATACCACTACTGAGTAGCCTGTTTAGGAATTATTTCAttccattctttatttatttgagagaagagagagagagaagaggatagcACTGTTCTAGTGACCTCTCccatgctgtccatggtgctgagagaggagagacactacagcactactTTATCATCCAAGGATATAGCCCCCCAtactggtgctgtccatggtgttacTGTACTGTCCATGGTGTGTTCTTGTGTGGTGCTAAAACAAGGTATGAGTTctgtcaggtgagctatttcccagccttGGTACATCTATTTGGACTTAAGGACTCTGAGGGTCTCTGAATTTACAGGAGGAATTTGAATCCCAATAATTGAGTTTACATAGTTTGTACATTTTATTCACTTGTTGACTTTTGTCATCACTGTGTTTCCTGGATCTGGctggacttttttcagatagacataGATGGgtagagacaaggagacagacagagagagagagaaaaggaaaaggtacGAGTGCACTGAAGCTACTTTCagtgggctcaagcctgggttgtgtGTATGACAAGGGGGCACACAGTCCAGAGAGCTAGCCTGCCTGTCTGAAGTCTCAGtactgctttgctttgtttttgtttttattttatccagAGAACTGAGCAGCTCTGATCTGTGtcgtgccagggattaaacctaggaccccagagcctcaggcatagaagtgttctgtataaccactacactatctcccaggccctttttaaaaataatttatttctttattggggaattaatgttttacattcaacagtaaatacaatagtttgtacatgcataacattccccagattcccatttaacaatacaacccccactatgtcattcatcatctttcatggacctgtattctccccacccacccacccaccccagagtcttttattttggtgcaatatgccaattccatttcaggttctacttgtgttttcttttctaatcttgtttttcaacttagacCCTCCCAGGCCCTTAAAGTCACAGTTCTTGCCCCCCACCTCTGCTAATTATTACCTCCATGAGACAGGACTCTCTTATAGGGCTCAATGACAGTCATGTCCACTCGCTGCTCCCGCTGTCCTGTCCGGAACACCCTCCATCGACGACCATCCTCTCCAGCCACATCCCACATACAACCCCGGCCTAACCTTTCTGCTGCTTCACTGGCCCCCAGGCCCTCTGCACGGGGCAGGTCATCTGCAAGAGGGATGGAGAAGCAAGGCAGAATACATGCATCAGTACTTGTAACTTCCCAGACGCTGAGTACTCTGAGTTCTGagaggaagtctttttttttaaattttatttatttttattattggttagaaacagagagaaatagagacaggaccaggcagtggcacacttgattaggTGCACActtacgagtggtgaaggagtgctgcaggtgtttctctttctatctctcttaatttccccctccactctcaatttctctctgtctctacccaataataaataaatgatgtgtgcttggaggccgggtggtagtgcttcgggttaagtgcacttggcgcaaaatgcaaggacctgggagccgggctgtagtgcagcgggttaagcacacatggcacaaagtgtaaggactggcatgaggatcctggctggagcccccggctccccacctgcaggggattcacttcacaggcggtgaagcaggtctgcaggtgtctatctttctctcccccctctctcttcccctcctctctccatttctctctgtcctattcaacaacaacgatatcagtaacaacaacaataataactacaacagtaaaaacaacaagggcaacaaaaaggaaataaataagtattttaaaaatgcaaggacctccataataatcccagtttgagcccctagctccccacctgtaggggtcatgctttacaattggtgaagcaggtctgcaggtgtctttctttctctccccctttctgtcttcccctcctctctcagtttctttctgtcctatccaacaacaagggcaacaacaaggacaacaaaatggaaaaaattggccaccagaagcagtggattcatagtgcaggcactgagccccagtgataaccttggaggcaaaaaaaaaagtgtatgtttaaccaagtgtgcaaccacctgtcccccaataataaataaataaataaatatatatatattagaaaaataaagggagagagacagagaggtgcctgaagccctgcttcatgactcatgaaactttccccctgcaggtccagggaccagggatttgaacctggtccttgtgcgctaTAACTAGATGTATCACCAACTGGTCTCCTCTGAGAGGAATTCCACGTTACTCTAACCCCTAATTCCTCAGTTTTTTCCTGTGGTTCTTGTCCTGCTTTATCCTATTAACCCAACCTTTTGCTAATCTAATGTCTCTTTCTTAGGACTTACTATCCTtacttaaagatttttaaattttttagtatttatttatttatttattcatttttgttgtccttgtcgttgttggataggacagagagaaatggagagaggaggggaagacagagcgggggagagaaagatagacacctgcagacctgcttcacctcttgtgaactgactcccctgcacgtagggagtcaggggcttgaactgggatccttaagtttgtccctgtgcttggcgccacatgcgcttaacccgctgtgctaccgcccaactcccacttatttattttagataataaacagagagaagggagttaggcagtagcgcagcggttaagcacaggtggcgctaaagctcaaggacctaaagctcaaggaccggcttaaagatcccggttcgagcctccggctccccacctgcaggggagtcactttacaggcggtgaagcaggtctgcaggtgtctatctctccccctctctgtcttccccctctttccatctctgtcctatccaacaacaacgacatcaataacaacaacaataataactacaacaataaaacaacaagggcaacaaaagggaataaatgaaaaaaataaacagagaaattgaaagggaagggggagatagacacctacagtactgcttcaccacttgagaagcttccccctctgcaggtgggggggcttgaacatgggtccttgagcatagtaacaagtgtaccaccatccagcaccccagccccttagagacttttaaaaaatttattaatgagtgtgtgtgtgcgtgtgtgtatgtaaaccagagcatcacttttttttagtatatgcagtgctggggattgaactcaggacctcatgcacgaGAGTCCAATGCATTTCCACCTCCAGGGTTGCTCACTACTCTTACTTGTTTCACTATGGAGTGATATGTAGATTTCCTTGTGCTATGATGCTTGCCAGTAGCAATTATTCCATTATtccatattcttttttgttggtttgtttgttttttcagtgcCGAGGCCTCACACATGCTTAGTTTTACTGCTCTTGGGCATCTTTttcatacagagagacagagatgaagacagacagacaggtaggcaaacacacaaacacacacacacacacacacacacacagacacacacacacagacagacacacatacacagacacacacacacagacacacatagacacacacacacacacacacacacacacacacacacacacactttaacagcaccagaacttcccctAGTGCTATAGCGTCTCCCAGGGCTTAAACACGCTATCTCTTTTCATGCTTTCTCTTGGGTGGTCATCTTCAGCGACCAACAGCAGGTGGTGGTTCCCAGAGCTGCCCAACTTCATGTTCACAGCCTCAGATGCCTGGCCTGGGCAGCTCTACCTTATGTcctctgttatttctttttaatttctttatatttatttatttatttatttattttcccttttgttgctcttgctggttttttattgttgttgtagttattattcttgttggtattgatgtcgtagttgttagataggacagagagaaaaggagagaggaggggagacagagagggggagagaaagacagacacctgcagacctgcttcaccgcctgtgaagcgactcccctgcaggtggggagccgggggctcaaaccgggatctttgctggtccttgagctttgcaccacgtgcacttaacccgctgtgtcagCCCGACTCCTGTCCTCTGTTATTTCTGAGTCACCACCCCCAAGGCAACTCAGACTCGCCCTCTTCCTCTTTGCatccatattttctttctcaGCGAATGGTCCCGCCCACCTAGCTGCTTGCAAAAGAAAGCTGCACAATCTTCTAGATCAGGTGGGTGAACCCAGACTGCCTCCCATCTATCTGCTCTCTATTCATTAtcattctcattcttttttttttatttttataattatttatttatttatttatttttgttgcccttgttgttttactgttgtagttattattgttgtcatcattgttggataggacagagagaaatggagagaggaggggaagacagagacggggagagaaagacacctgcagagctgcttcactgcttgtgaagcgactccactgcaggtggggaaccaggggctcaaactgggatccttattctggtccttgcgctttgtgccacctgcgcttaacccctgactaccacccgactcccaatcgttctcattctttccattgctactgtctGGAGTCAGGCTCTTGGATGTCTCTCCTGCGCTAGGTTGCTCTCCTCCACGCCATGCTTGCTCTAGACCACTGTGAGAGCAGCTTTCTCTTATCCCCTAcctttaaaaacaattatttattggggccaggtggtagcacacctggttgagcacacatgttaaaattagcaaagaccaaggttcaatcttccagtccccacctgcaggatgaaagctttgtgagtggtgaagcagggctgccggtgtctctcatctctctgtatttctccctccctttcttctccctctcagtttctctgtcctatcaagtaaataaataagccttaTAAAAAATGAACAGGGGGACGgacagtagatagcataatggttatgcaaagagactctcgtgcttgaggctccaaagtcccaggttcagtcctccgcaccaccataagccagagcagagtagtgctttggcaaaaaaaaaaaaaaaaaaaggggggggggggagttgggtggtagtgctgcgggttaaacacatgtggtgcgaagcgcaaggactggcgtaagaatcccagttacgGGAGTAGGAtggtggcgcagcggattaagtgcaagtggtgcaaagcgcaaggaccgacctaaggagccgggttcaagcccccggctccccacctgccggggagtcgcttcacaggcagtgaagcaggtctgcaggtgtcttatttttctctccccctctgtcttctcctctctccatgtctctctgtcctatccaacaacgatgccatcaataaccacaacaatgttaaacaacaagggcagcaaaagggaaagtaaataaatataaaaaaattaagaaaaaaaaatcccggttggagcccccggctccccacctgcaggggagtcgcttcacaggtggtgaagcaggtctgcaggtgtctgtctttctctccccctctctatcttcccctcctctctccatttctctctgtcttatccaacaacaatgacatcaataacaacaataaaacaacaagggcaaaaaaataaataaatataaaaaaatgaacacgagccaggcggtgacacacctggttaagcattcacattacagagtgcaaggacctgtgttcaagcccccagtccctaccctcagtccctacctgcgcgggggtggggggggggaagcattgccaaagcagtgttgtaggaatctctttctcacttcccctctctttttatttttttaaaaatattaatttatttattcccttttgttgcccttggtttgtttgtttattcccttgttgttggataggagagagagaaatggagagaggaggggaagacagagacagggagagaaagacacctgcagacctgcttcactgcaactcccctgcaggtggggagccaggcctccaacagggatccttatggcggtccttgggCTTTTGCTAGCTGCGCTTaatcgctgcactaccacctcactctatctccctctttctttctctctctctctttattagatagagacagccagaaatggagagggagggaggagatagagaggaagagagacagacagacacatgcagcactgcttcacgacttgcaaagctttccctttcaggtggggactgcacacatgtccttgtgcattgtaacatgtgtgctcaaccagtggtgagcaggggcttgaaccctggtccatacacttgataatatgtgtgcttaattgggtgtgccactgctcggtCCCCCAACCGTTTCATTCTCTTCACCCTGCACTTCTTAAACTGCCTAGGCTGAACCCACCTTCCCACTCAAACTCATGTCCACTGTCCAGCTGCTCCGAGTCTGAGGGTGTCTCCATCTCGTCCACCTCCAGATCAGAGCTGCAGTCGGAGGACTGGGCCGAGTGAGAGGCCTCTGCCGCCTTCTCTGCTGGCTCCTGCAGCTCTGGCGCAGACAGCCGTTTCCGCATGGGCCGGTTGCCACACAGGGCCAGGGTGCTGGGCGTGCAGGTGGCTGcaggagacagacacacacagagacgcgtgagtggaggcagggagaggagagTTCCTACAGAGGGAGGTAATAACAAGGGGTGGACTTTAGAAGGGATCATGCAAGGAATGTTTGGGAAAAGGGAAGTGGACCCCAGAAGGTTAGAGGTGGCAGAACTCTGCCTTGGACTAGAATCCAGAACTTGAGATGAACAttctctctatccatttcttttttctttttctttttctgcctccagggttattgcaggggctcagtgcctgtacaatgaatccatttCCTCAGAgtctattttctccatttttgttgcccttgttttactgttattgttgccattactgttgttgttgggaaggacagagagaaatcaatagaggaggggaaggcagaggtggaggagagaaagatagacacctgaagacctgcttcaccattggtgaagcggCCCTCCCGtaggtgaggaaccgggggctcaactgggattcttaggccggtccttgcacttcacaccatgtgcatttaacccgctgcgctagcttCAGTCCCCTCAGTccatttcttccctcctttctttcattcttcctttctaaagatttgtttgtttgttttttgccagagcactgcttagtggtactggtgattgaaactgggacctttgatgcctcaggcatgaaagtatttttgtctaactattatgctgttttcccaacctttctttccttcttctttttactagagtaccgatcagctctggtttatggtggtgtggagaactgaacctgggactctggagcctcaggcataagaatctcttggCATAACCCTTATGCGATCCACTCCTGCGCTCAGCCCTTTTCTTCCATCCCTCCTTTCTTCcgcccatcctttcccctctttcttacttccttaatttcttccttccattctctctcctttctttccttcttgctttctccctctcttgttcttctttcctcttttcattttatttctttcttccttcctcccttcctcctttccctctcttctttcactttttaaaaaaatttctttattggggaattcatgttttacattcaacagtaaatacaatagtttgtacatgcataacattccccagattcccgtttaacaatacaacccccactatgtcatttatcatctttcatggacctgtattctccccacccacccacccaccccagagtcttttactttggtgcgatacgccaattccatttcgggttctacttgtgttttcttttctgctcttgtttttcaacttctgcctgagagtgagatcatcccatattcatccttctgtttctgacttatttcactcaacataaatttttcaaggactttcacttattttaaaaaatattttatttattcccttttgttgcccttgttttattgttgtagttattattgtcgttgttattgatggcatcattgttggataggacagagagaaatcgagagaggaggggaagacagagagagggagcgaaagatagacatctgcagacctacttcaccacttgtgaagcgactcctctacaggtggggagccaggggctcgaaccaggatccttgcgctgatccttgggctttgtgccacctgtgcttaatccgctgtgctaccacccgactccccttcctttacttctttctttcctcctttctctttcttttttaaaaattttatttatctgttattggagagagagagaaattgagagagaagggggagatagaggaagagagacagagagacacctgcagacctgcttcaccgcctgtgactcgactcccctgcaggtggggagccgggggcttgaaccaggatcctaaccggtccctgcgctttatgccacatgtgcttaacccagtgtgctaacgcctgactcccctcctttctctttcttaaattaaaaataaatttagggagtcaggcagtaatgcagcgggttaagtgcaggtggtacaaagtgcaaggactggtataaggaccctggttcgagcccccagctccccacctgcagggagtcacttcacaagcggtgaagcaggtttgcaggtgtctctctttctctccccctctctgtcttcccctcctctccatttctctctgtcctgttcaacaacaaggacatcaataacaacaacattaataactacaacaataaaacaacaagggcaacaaaagggaataaataaatatatatttaaaaaattgaaaatagtggtccgggagttggcgcagtggttaaggaactagactctcaagcatgagagcctgggttcagtccccagcagcacatgtaccagagtgatgtctggccctttctctctctctcctcctatcttttagttattgttctcattaataaaataaataaaatgtttttaaaaattaaaaataaatttaatatgtatttatttattgggtggagacagcctgaaattgagagggaagagggagatagaaagggagagagagacacctacagcactgcttcatcgcttgcaaagctttctctctgcaggtggggacagggagctcgaacccagatccttgtacattgtaacagatgtactcaaccaggtccgCAACCCCTGCCCCcctacaaatttatttatttcagatacagacagagacagtgagaggaaagggagagatagaagggaaGCAGAGggacatacagcactgcttcacagtgcgtgaagctttcttcctgcaagtggagtctttctcttttactctcaCCATCAGGGTTTatggctagggcttggtgcctgtaggaGGAGTGTACTGCTCCTAATAGCCCTTTTTctattccccccttttcttttatgataggtcagagaaaaattgtgagggatggagaggcagagagggagagaggagagatacctgcagtaccgttctactacttgtgaagtttcccctgtaggtgggggctgggagcttgaacctgggttctcgtgcatgataaggtgtgcactcaaccaggtgttccatcaCCTGACCCCACCTATTTTCTAATTACCTACCTGCTGGTGAGTCTCTGTTAGGCTCCTCAGGACCTCCAGAAGGGCCAGTCTCTTCAGGAAGCAATCTACACAGGAAAGTGGAGGAGGGGGGGTGGCTATAGGCTAAGGGCCTCATGcctttatcagtttttttttctctctccacagcTTCCACTTCTATTGTACTTGTCCCACTTCTTCCAGTCTGAGTTGACCACCCCACCCACTGTCTATAGCCCCCCACCCTTCCCTGCCTCCTCAGGCTTCCTCACCCAGGGAAGTCTTCATCCTGCCATTCTTCCTTCAGCTCCAGCTGCCCCAGTCTCAGGGCTGCTCCAAGGCCTGCAACTTCTGCCTTCTCCCTGACCCCATAGTCCCCAGGAAGAAGACATTACCAGGAGACAAACGAGATGGGGACTTAGGGGAATTGAGCATTAGGTAGGGGCCACTGGACCAACGAGTTATGGTACACAAGGCAgacgtttttcttttcttccttgaatttcttaaaaaatttttttattatttattttcccttttgttgcccttgttatttttttcattgttgttgtagttattgttgttgttgttgatgtcattgttgatggataggacagagagaaatggagagaggaggggaagaagacagagagggggaaagaaagacacttgcaaacctgcttcaccgcctgtgaatcgaaccccctgcagatggggagccgggggctcaaacctggatccttatgctgacttCCTTGAATTTTTGGCTCAGAGACCTTGCACATGAGTATTTCTACTGCTCCtgttaggttatttatttatttatttatttatgggggggggCAAAAGTTgtgcatcactctgatacatgcaataccagggatcaaacttaggacctcatgctcaagaggcCAGTGCTTTATTGATAGTGCTACCTTTGGGCACTGGTacttctacctttctcttcctctctcataaacaaaggCAGAAAAGAGTGagtggccacagcactgaagcttctgggttgcatacatggcaaagcagtgcactctccAAATACTTCACTGAGGCTTTacacctgtgtgattccactgattctggtagatttattttttt harbors:
- the BNIPL gene encoding bcl-2/adenovirus E1B 19 kDa-interacting protein 2-like protein isoform X2, encoding MGTVQEAGGRTAAPRLLPEETGPSGGPEEPNRDSPAATCTPSTLALCGNRPMRKRLSAPELQEPAEKAAEASHSAQSSDCSSDLEVDEMETPSDSEQLDSGHEFEWEDDLPRAEGLGASEAAERLGRGCMWDVAGEDGRRWRVFRTGQREQRVDMTVIEPYKRVLSHGGYHGDGLNAVILFVSCYLPRSSIPNYTYVMEHLFRYMVGTLEMLVAENYLLVHLSGATSRAQVPPLSWIRQCYRTLDRRLRKNLRALVVVHATWYVKAFLALLRPFISSKFTRKVRFLNNLGELAQLISLDQVHIPEAVIQMDQDLHGSRGT
- the BNIPL gene encoding bcl-2/adenovirus E1B 19 kDa-interacting protein 2-like protein isoform X1, with product MGTVQEAGGRTAAPREKAEVAGLGAALRLGQLELKEEWQDEDFPGLLPEETGPSGGPEEPNRDSPAATCTPSTLALCGNRPMRKRLSAPELQEPAEKAAEASHSAQSSDCSSDLEVDEMETPSDSEQLDSGHEFEWEDDLPRAEGLGASEAAERLGRGCMWDVAGEDGRRWRVFRTGQREQRVDMTVIEPYKRVLSHGGYHGDGLNAVILFVSCYLPRSSIPNYTYVMEHLFRYMVGTLEMLVAENYLLVHLSGATSRAQVPPLSWIRQCYRTLDRRLRKNLRALVVVHATWYVKAFLALLRPFISSKFTRKVRFLNNLGELAQLISLDQVHIPEAVIQMDQDLHGSRGT